In one window of Cynocephalus volans isolate mCynVol1 chromosome 6, mCynVol1.pri, whole genome shotgun sequence DNA:
- the CHRM2 gene encoding muscarinic acetylcholine receptor M2, with the protein MNNSTNSSNNGLALSSPYKTFEVVFIVLVAGSLSLVTIIGNILVMVSIKVNRHLQTVNNYFLFSLACADLIIGVFSMNLYTLYTVIGYWPLGPVVCDLWLALDYVVSNASVMNLLIISFDRYFCVTKPLTYPVKRTTKMAGMMIAAAWVLSFILWAPAILFWQFIVGVRTVKDGECYIQFFSNAAVTFGTAIAAFYLPVVIMTVLYWHISRASKSRIKKDKKEPVANQDPVSPSLVQGRIVKPNNNNVPSSDDGLQHSRIQNGKTPRDAVTENCVQGEEKESSNDSTSVSAVASNMRDDEITQDENTVSTSLGHSKDENSKQTCIKIVTKTQKGDLCTPANTTVELVGSSGQNGDEKQNIVARKIVKMTKQPAKKKPPPSREKKVTRTILAILLAFIITWAPYNVMVLINTFCAPCIPNTVWTIGYWLCYINSTINPACYALCNATFKKTFKHLLMCHYKNIGATR; encoded by the coding sequence ATGAATAACTCAACAAACTCCTCTAATAATGGCCTGGCTCTTAGCAGTCCCTATAAGACATTTGAAGTGGTGTTTATTGTCCTTGTGGCTGGATCCCTCAGTTTGGTGACCATTATTGGGAACATCCTAGTCATGGTTTCCATTAAAGTCAACCGCCACCTTCAGACCGTCAACAATTACTTTTTATTCAGCTTGGCCTGTGCTGACCTCATCATAGGTGTTTTCTCCATGAACTTGTATACACTGTACACTGTGATTGGCTACTGGCCTCTGGGGCCTGTGGTGTGTGACCTATGGCTAGCCCTGGACTACGTGGTCAGCAATGCCTCCGTTATGAATCTGCTCATCATCAGCTTTGACAGGTACTTCTGTGTCACAAAACCTCTGACCTATCCAGTCAAGCGGACCACAAAAATGGCAGGTATGATGATAGCAGCTGCCTGGGTCCTGTCCTTCATCCTCTGGGCTCCAGCCATCCTCTTCTGGCAGTTCATTGTGGGGGTGAGAACTGTGAAGGACGGGGAATGCTACATTCAGTTTTTTTCCAACGCTGCCGTCACCTTTGGCACGGCCATTGCAGCCTTCTATTTGCCAGTGGTCATCATGACTGTGCTCTATTGGCACATATCCCGAGCCAGCAAGAGCAGGATAAAGAAGGACAAGAAGGAGCCTGTGGCCAACCAAGATCCAGTGTCTCCAAGTCTGGTCCAAGGAAGGATCGtgaaaccaaacaacaacaacgtGCCCAGCAGCGACGACGGCCTGCAGCACAGCAGAATCCAGAACGGCAAAACCCCCCGAGATGCTGTGACTGAAAACTGTGTccagggggaggagaaggaaagcTCCAATGACTCCACCTCCGTCAGTGCTGTCGCCTCTAATATGAGAGATGATGAAATCACCCAGGATGAAAACACGGTTTCCACTTCCCTGGGCCATTCCAAAGATGAGAACTCTAAGCAAACATGCATCAAAATTGTCACCAAGACCCAAAAAGGTGACTTATGTACCCCAGCTAATACCACCGTGGAGCTAGTTGGGTCTTCAGGTCAGAATGGAGATGAAAAACAGAATATCGTGGCCCGCAAGATTGTGAAGATGACTAAGCAGCCTGCAAAGAAGAAACCTCCTCCTTCCCGGGAAAAGAAAGTCACCAGGACAATCTTAGCAATTCTGTTGGCTTTCATCATCACTTGGGCCCCGTACAATGTCATGGTGCTCATTAACACCTTCTGTGCACCCTGCATCCCCAATACAGTGTGGACAATTGGCTACTGGCTCTGTTACATCAACAGCACCATCAACCCTGCCTGCTATGCACTTTGT